A window of Quercus robur chromosome 12, dhQueRobu3.1, whole genome shotgun sequence genomic DNA:
tagtATTAAGTTCTATCATCAAACTCCTAAAAAGAGTGAGTTTAGACACCAGTTGGTAGGTATAGATATTATCTACTAGGCATTGAAATCCTAGTGGGATTGAGATCATATGGAATATCTAAGTATTGCATTAATGCAATTGCTttcaatggttgagattgagagTTAAAAGAAACAACTTTCAATCTTAAccgttgaataaaataattgtgaatAAGTTAGAGAGTGAGAAAGGTAAAAGCCTTTTATGAGAGAGGCATTGGATAATTGCACCCGGTGGAATCGCACCAGATCCAAATCCTCCCTaatgtatttttcaaacaaaattggGTCAccttcaaattttattaaacagTTTATTCGAGATTTAAATTTtcgttaaaatttaaaagccaatAAAATATGGTATCAACAACATTGATATTTTGGCAACAACGGGTAGAGATCAAAGCAACAAAGCTATTGATTTTTCCCAGTGtcctttcatttttcaataCTATATTTAGGATGTAATATGATTGAGTTCAGTCAAAGAGTGCTAGTGCAGTAAATCTAAATGTCTATATCTTAAATAATACCTTCcgtttattattaaaaaacattaacattaacaataacaacaacaacaaagggcaaaccttgaaaaaaaatatataaaaaataactttaaaaaatgaagACCAAATTAAGAAAGTCTAAAGACAAGCGAAGTAATAGATCCTAAGCTTAAGGAGAGTAGCAAGGTATATTAGCCTTTTGATAACAACACTTCACTCAccaaattttttaagttaatgGATGAGGAACCAAGTGGACTTGTGGCCTCTTCAGCCAATTTTTTCCACTCCATGgcctttttcttcattttctttccctTATCTCCTTCCAACAGTTCTCTTACAATCTTCTCTACTTCCTCTCTTTTGACATCAATGTCAATTTCCATGCCGATGGCCCATTCATTGTAGGTGTACTTGCAGTTCGTTTGCTGATCTGCAAAGAATGGTAAGCAAAGCATTGGCACTCCTGCACACACACTTTCAATAGTTGAATTCCAGCCACTATGTGTCAAGAACCCTCCAATGGAGGGGTGGTTTAGCACTTCCTCTTGAGGGCACCAACTAGTTATTAGACctctttctttaatttccttcTGAAACTCAGTTGACAAAATCGTTGATCTGCCTTCAACTAAGTCAGGCCTAATTATCCACAAAAATGGGTGCTTACTATTTGCAAGTCCCCAACCAATCTCAACCAATTGAGATGGTGTCATGACAGCTATGCTACCAAAACTCATATATATCACTGAGTTGGGTGCCCTTGAATTAAGCCAATTGAGGCACTCAGTTTCTTCCTTCCATAAACCATACCCAATTGGTTCCAAATGATTATTGGATAAGTGATTGAGTTGTGGTTCTAGAGGGCCAATAGCATAAACATGAGGAAACATGGTAGAGAGAGCATGCAAAACTTCTTGCTCTAACTCATAAAATGTGTGAACAATAATTCCTGAAGCACTAGGAGCTCTCTTTGCTGCATCAATTACCATTctaaaaacaatatcatttggATCAATGGTTCGtacaaagcctgggagatccctCAGACGTATGTCTCTCATACCAGGAATCCCGTCTATAATTGTGTCAAGATATCCATTTGTA
This region includes:
- the LOC126707897 gene encoding 7-deoxyloganetin glucosyltransferase-like isoform X2; amino-acid sequence: MDSKTQVADKPHAVCMPCPSQSHMKAMLKLSKLLHHEGFHITFVNTEFNHQRFMKSRGTNSLDGLSDFRFETIPDGLPPSDINATQDIPSLSESIMTNFLAPFSDLLVKLNSPTSDNPPVTCIVSDGSMPFTITAAQEFKIPVVMFFPLSACSVMGVLQLPSLKDKGIIPLKDESYLTNGYLDTIIDGIPGMRDIRLRDLPGFVRTIDPNDIVFRMVIDAAKRAPSASGIIVHTFYELEQEVLHALSTMFPHVYAIGPLEPQLNHLSNNHLEPIGYGLWKEETECLNWLNSRAPNSVIYMSFGSIAVMTPSQLVEIGWGLANSKHPFLWIIRPDLVEGRSTILSTEFQKEIKERGLITSWCPQEEVLNHPSIGGFLTHSGWNSTIESVCAGVPMLCLPFFADQQTNCKYTYNEWAIGMEIDIDVKREEVEKIVRELLEGDKGKKMKKKAMEWKKLAEEATSPLGSSSINLKNLVSEVLLSKG